The Acidobacteriota bacterium genomic sequence GCCAGCTCGTGGAGCTCGGCAATGTGCGGCTCACCGACATGGCTGCGGGCTCGAGGATCCGATTGAACGAGCGGGTTGCGATCGAAGCCTTCCTCGTTCCCCATCGTGATGAATTTTCCGAGACTGTCGGATTCCTGATTCACGGTCCCGAGCGGAGTGTCGCGTATCTTCCGGACATCGACAAATGGGAGAGATGGGGGAGGAGGATCGAGGATCTGATTGCGGACGTGGACGTCGCGTACCTCGACGGAACGTTCTACGCGAACGGCGAGATTGCGCGGGACATGTCCGAGATTCCGCACCCGTTCATCGAGGAGACGGTGGCGCGGCTGCGGAACCTTCCGGCAACGGAGCGGTCGAAGGTGCGGTTCATCCACCTGAATCATACGAATCCCCTTCTGCAGGACGGTTCAGAAGCGAGGGCCGAGGTCGAGCGTGAGGGAATGGGGGTCGCGGAAACTGGAGAGATCACTCGTTTGTGAGCCCTGGAAGGATGTCCTCGGTACCCACCCAGACCTGTTCGCCTTCGATCCGGAC encodes the following:
- a CDS encoding MBL fold metallo-hydrolase, producing MEAGPGEGPYVVVLGIAQDGGYPQAGCNRPHCEPGWRDEANRHAVSSIAVVDPLSSQRWLIDVTPDFPRQLRMLDEIEKPRAGDPSPALDGIFVTHAHIGHYAGLIHLGREVIGASGVPLHVMPRMRVFLENNGPWSQLVELGNVRLTDMAAGSRIRLNERVAIEAFLVPHRDEFSETVGFLIHGPERSVAYLPDIDKWERWGRRIEDLIADVDVAYLDGTFYANGEIARDMSEIPHPFIEETVARLRNLPATERSKVRFIHLNHTNPLLQDGSEARAEVEREGMGVAETGEITRL